A genome region from Clupea harengus chromosome 7, Ch_v2.0.2, whole genome shotgun sequence includes the following:
- the LOC116221018 gene encoding mannose-specific lectin-like — MSGNRLTAPGQLYPGDFLRSNNNAATATFLANGNFVVTTTKQVWESSSTGNGGAFIIMQSDGNLVIYDGNDKPVWATDTGGKGGPASQLCLSDDGQLQILDGGKLIWSRH, encoded by the exons ATGAGTGGAAACAGGCTTACTGCACCTGGCCAACTGTACCCAGGAGACTTCCTGAGATCAAACAATAATGCTGCCACAGCAACATTTTTG GCTAATGGGAACTTTGTTGTCACAACCACAAAGCAAGTTTGGGAATCTAGCTCAACAGGAAATGGAGGTGCCTTCATAATCATGCAAAGCGATGGGAACCTTGTCATATACGACGGCAACGACAAACCCGTGTGGGCCACCGACACTGGCGGGAAGGGTGGGCCAGCATCCCAGCTCTGCTTGTCCGATGACGGGCAACTACAAATACTTGATGGTGGAAAACTGATCTGGAGCCGCCACTGA